GTGTTCGCGCGCCTAAGCTATGAGATCGCCGACGGCGTCGAGCTGTTCGCCGAAGGATCGTACAACCGGCAGAGGATCGTGTTCAACGCCGGCCCGAACCTGGCGTCCACGACGACCGCGTTCAGCGCTGCCAATGTCGGCCGGGGAGCTGCAGGCGCCAGCACGCTGGCGGCGGACAACGCGTACCTGATCCAGGCGCTCGGCGCCGCGCAGCTCGCCGGGATCACCGGTGTGACGATCGGCACGACGGCGGCGGACCTGCCGTTCCGCGGTGTCAACAACAAGCGCGAGGTGCAGCGCTACCTGCTGGGCGCGGAGGGCCAGTTCGAGGCGTTCGGCAAGGACGCGCGCTGGGACATTTTCGGGCAATATGGCCGTGCCGAAATGCACGAAGAGCTGACCAACATCATGCATACCCAGCGCATCGCGAGCGCTGTGGATGCGGTGTTCGCACAAGCGGGCAATCCGGGTGGCTATGCGGTCGGGTCGATCCAGTGCCGGATCAACGTCGATGCGGACGCGAGCAACAACGATCCCAATTGCCGGCCGCTCAACCGCCTGGGCATCGGCGTCGCCGATCCGGCGGCGATCCGCTATGTTCTGGGCAATCCCTATCGCGACGAGGTCGCGGAGCAGTTCGTGGTGGGCGCGAACCTGTCGCTGACTCCGTTCGCGACCTGGGCGGGCGATGTCAGCCTTGCCGTGGGCGCCGAGTATCGCGAAGAGAAGATCAGCGGCTTCGTGCCGGCTGAATTCCAGCCGACCGTCACGCCCAACCCGGGCGGAGGTATCACGACGCTCAATACTTGGTCGGTGGGCAACTATCTACCGAGCAACGGCAGCTACAACGTCAAGGAAGCCTATCTCGAGGCGGTCGTTCCGGTCGGCTTTGGCCTAGAGCTCAACGGCGCGGTGCGTGCGACCGATTATTCGACCTCGGGCTATGTCACGACCTGGAAGGCCGGGGCGACCTGGCAGCCGATCGAGGATATCCGCCTCCGCGTCACGCGGTCGCGCGATATCCGCGCGCCCAACCTGAACGAGCTGTATCAGGCGGGGTCGTCGAACACGGACGCGGTCAGCAATCCCTGGGGCGCGGGCAGCGGTCCCAATGGCGGCAATTTTGGCTCGAGCATCTCCTATTCGCAGCTGAGCCTGGGCAACCCGAACCTGCGCGCGGAAAAGGCCGATTCGTGGAATATCGGCGGCATCTTCTCGCCGCGCTTCCTGCCCGGCTTCAATCTGGCGGTGGACTATTTCCGCATCGATCTGAACGACGCGATCGACACGCTCACTGCGCAGGACATCGTCAATCGCTGCTTTGACGGGCGGGCCGAGTATTGCGCTGCGATCACGACGGATCCGAACAGCTCGGCACGCATCCTGATTCGCAACCAGCCGTTCAACTTTGCGCGCAGAGTGGCGCGCGGTATCGACTTCGATGCTTCGTACCGTCTGCCGTTGAGCAACATCTTCACCAATGCCGAAGGCAGTCTGACGCTGCGTGGCCTGGCGACGCGCTATATTGAGAACATCGTCGATACCGGAATCCCCGGCGTCGTGCCGCTCGACAGCGTAGGCTCGAACGGCGGCCAGTACACCACGCCGACCTGGATCTTCCGCGGAAGCCTCAGCTACGACACGCCGGACTTCTCGATCACCACCGTCGCGCGCGGGGTGAGCGCGGGCAAGTATCTGGCCAATGCGATCGAATGCCAGACCGGTTGCCCGGTGACGACCACGACTTCAACCTACCAGACCTACGATGACATCAATGTCTCGGGCACCTTCTATGTCGACCTCAACCTGACGAAGAAGATCGAGATCAAGGGCGAAGGCGTGGGAGAGGTCTTCTTCAACGTCACCAACCTGTTCAATCGCTGGCCGCTATTGCTTCCCGAGACCGGGCTGGCGGCGAACAGCACCTATTCGGATCTGCTGGGCCGCCGGTTCCGCATCGGCGTGCGCTTCAAGACGAACTGATTGCCATACCCATCTCCGACTGAGGGCCGGTCCGCGAGGATCGGCCCTTTTCTATGCGCGCGCCGCTTCCACCTTCGAGCAGATGTTGCGGAAGCGCCGCGAGAGATAGTCGATCACCAGCTCGACCCGCGCCGGGCGCAGCGTGCTCGGCGGAGTGAGCAGGTGGAGCGCGATATTCATCGGCGACCAGCCGGTGAGGATCTCGACCAGCCGGCCCGCCGCTATATCCTCGTCGATGATGAAATCGGGCAGGCGTGCGATGCCGAGACCGGCGCGGAGCGCTGGGAGCATCGCGTCGCCATTGTCGGTAATCAACGGGCCGGCGGGGCGCACCGCGGCTTCCTCGCCATCGGCCTTGCGGAAATGCCAGGCGCCGATCGCGTTGGCGTAGAGGAAGCAGGCGTGATGCGCGAGGTCGGCGGGGTGGCGCGGGGTGCCGTGCTTCTCCAGATAGCTCGGCGCGGCGACGACGCGCGCGGCGATCGGGGCGAGGCGGCGCGCGCGTAGCGAGCTGTCGGGCAGGTCGGCGATGCGCAGCGCGATGTCGAACCCGTCGGCGACGATATCGACGCGCGCATCGGACAGGCGCAGGTCGATCTCGATCCCCGGATGCTCGGTCAGCAGGTCGGCGATCGCGTCCGACACGAAGCGAATGCCAAAGGTGATCGGCGCGGCGATGCGGACGAGGCCCGAAGGCGCCTTGGCGGCGTCGAGCGCGGCTTCCTCGGCCTGCTGCGCCTCGGCGAGGATGCGCCCGGCGCGCTCGGCCAGCGCGTTGCCGCTGTCGGTGAGCGTCAGGCGGCGCGAGGTGCGGTGGAACAGCGCGGTGCCGAGCTGCGCCTCGAGCCGGGCGATCGCCTTGGACACGGTCGCCTTGGAGACGCCGATCGCCTCCGCCGCGCCGCTGAACGAGCGGTGCTCGACCACGCAGGCGAAGATCGCCCAGGCCTCGAAATCGGGAAGTCTCATCAAGGTTCTTTTCGCGTGTCGGTGGCGATCCAGTTCACTTCCCAGCTCTTGCCGCCATCGGCGGAGAAGGCCTGCTCGAACCGGGCGGAGTTGGGGGTGACATCGGAAATGACGAAGCGGACTAGAATCGTCCGGCCGCTCCAGCTGTCCTGTGCATAGAATTCGCCGCAGCCGTCCTGGAAGCTGCCGATCGTCGGCGGGGTCAGCACGCCGCCGGAGGCGCTGGCGAAATGCAGCGACCATTGGCGGGCCTGCGGATTGTAGAGCCGCAGCGACGCGCCCTCGATCTTCCCTGCCGCTCCCTCGACCTTGAGCTCGACCAGATTGGCGCGGCCGCCCATCACGGGACGGACATCGGTCGTGCCCTGATATTCGACCCACTCGGTCGAGCCGGACAGCGGGCTTTTCAGGCGCTTGAGATGCGTCGTCCAGGATCCGATCTCCCAATCGAAATCCTTCTGTCCGTCGCGCTCAGTGGCCGGCGTTGTGGGGCAGGTCGTTGGCGTGGCCTTCTGGGCCAGCGCAGGCGAGGACAGGACGAGCGCGGCGGCGCAGAGCAGAAGGCTGAGACGATGCGGCATGGTCCAGACTCTCGCGTTAGTCTTTGGCTCTGCTTCGACGGATTTGCGAAACGATCCGTTTCAGACGTTTCCATTTACGCACTGATCGCAGAGCCTATCTTGGGCGTCAACCAAGGAGGCACACATGATCGAGAAACGCTCGTTCGACAGCCTGGGCCATGCCGATCACGGGTGGCTCAACGCCCGACACCATTTCAGCTTCGCCAACTATTATGACCCCGACCGGATGGGCTGGGGAGCGATCCGCGTGTGGAACGACGACGAGATCGCGCCCAATAGCGGCTTCCCGCCGCACCCGCACAAGGACATGGAGATCATCACCTATGTCCGGAAGGGAGCGATCACGCACCAGGACTCGATGGGCAACACCGGCAAGACCGGCGCCGGCGACGTCCAGGTGATGAGTGCGGGCACCGGGGTGCGGCACGCCGAGTATAATCTCGAGACCGAGACGACGACCTTGTTCCAGATCTGGATCATGCCGCGGGCCGAGGGCGGCGCGCCGAGCTGGGGCGCCAAGCCGTTCCCCAAGGGCGAGCGCTCGGGCAAGTTCGTGACTTTGGCCTCGGGCTTCGAGGAAGACACCGACGCGCTGCCGATCCGTGCCGATGCGCGGGTGCTGGGCGCGACGATCAAGGCGGGCGAGAGCCTGACTCACTCGGTGGGCGAGGGGCGCTACGCCTATCTCGTTCCCGCGGTGGGCAAGATCGAGATCGACGGACAGCCCTTCGACGCGCGTGACGGCGCTGCCCTCACCGGCGGGCAGACCGTGACGATCACCGCGATCGAGGACGCCGAGATCGTCCTGGTCGACGCCGACTGACAAGATCCCCCGGAGCGGTCCGCGACCTCCCCCTCCCCAGGCGGGCCGCTCCACCCTCATCACATCAGGAGACACGTAATGGCCAAGGTTCTGGTCCTCTATTACTCGTCCTATGGACATCTGGCGACGATGGCCGACGCCGTCGCCGAGGGCGCGCGTTCGGTGGGCGCCGAAGTGGATGTCCGCCGCGTGCCTGAGACCGCGCCGCCCGAAGTGGCCGCGGCGGCGGGCTTCCAGGCCGACCACTCGCATCCGCTGATCGAGGGACCCGAGGCGCTGGCGAATTACGACGCGATCATCGTCGGCGCGCCGACCCGCTATGGCCGCATGGCGAGCCAGATGGCGGCGTTCTGGGACACGACCGGCGGCATCTGGATGCGCGGCGCGCTGGTCGGCAAGGTCGGCGGCGCGTTCACCTCGACCGCGACCCAGCATGGCGGGCAGGAGACGACGCAGTTCAGCATCATCACCAACCTGCTCCACCACGGCCTCACCATCGTCGGGCTCGACTATGGCTATGCCGGGCAGATGGGCGTGGAAGAAGTGAAAGGCGGCAGCCCCTATGGCGCGAGCACGGTCGCCGACGGCAATGGCAGCCGCCAACCGAGCGAGGCCGACCTGAACGGCGCCCGCTATCAGGGCAAGCGGATCGCCGAGACTGCGGCGAAGCTGTTCGGCTGAGGCCGTCATGGCGCGCCAGCCCGCCTTGTTCGTCTCGCATGGCTCGCCGATGATCATGTTCGAGCCCAGCCCGGCGCGGGAGTTCCTCGCCGGGCTGGCCGGGCAGGTCGAGCGGCCCGATGCGGTCGTGATGGTCTCCGCGCATCACGACATGGCGGAAGCGGTGGTGACCTCGGTCGAGGCGCCGGCGACGATCCACGATTTCGGTGGCTTCCCGCAGAAATTGTTCGACCTGCGCTATCCGGCCAAGGGCGATCCGGGGCTGGCGGCGGAGGTTGCGGTGCTGGTCGAGGGGGCAGGGATTCCCGCGTTCCTCGATCCGGCGCGCGGGCTCGATCATGGCGCCTGGGTGCCGCTGATGCTGGCCTGGCCCGAGGCGGACGTGCCGGTGGTGCAGCTGTCGATCAGCAGCACGCATGCGCCCGAATGGCATTACCGGATCGGGCAGGCGCTGGCGCCGCTGCGCGACCGCAACATCCTGATCATCGGATCGGGCAGCCTAACGCATAATCTGCGCGCGATCTTCGTCGAAGGGCGCGATCATCATGCGGCGGTGCCCGACTGGGTGTCGGCATTCGCGGACTGGATGAAGGCGCGGTTTGACGCGGGCGATACCGATGCGGTGCTGCACGCGGTCGCGCGCGCGCCGTTCGGCCGGCAGAACCACCCGACGCCCGACCATATCCTGCCGCTGTTCACCGCGATGGGCGCGGGGAGCGGAGATGGCGATCTGCACTGCGAACGGTTGCACCACAGCTACACCTATGGCGTGCTCGCGATGGACGCCTATGCCTTCTCATAAGCGCTTGCCATATAATCATACTTGTATGATTATATCTGCTGAATGCAGAGGTGAAGGCGATGCGGCGTTTTCTCGCGGGTCTCGTTGCGATCGCCACGCTGGCGGCGGCGCCCGTATCGGTGGGTCAGGACGTGCCGCCGGGCGCGCCCGAGACGCCGCCGGTCGATCCTGCGCGGGCCTATCTGTTCGCGCACATGACCAAGGCGCGCTACGGCGTTCTCTATTATTCAGTGAGCCTCGACGGGCTGCACTGGAAGCAGCTCAACGGCGGCAGGCCGGTATCGGCGGACTATCACGGCCATGCTTCGATCGCGCGCGGGCCGGACGGGCGCTATTTCCTCGTCGGCAATAAAAGCGATGACGATCCGCTGATCCGTTTCTGGGTCTCGGCAGACCTGATCCGCTGGACGCCCTATGGCACCTACCGCCCCGAACTGAAGGGCATTGCGGGACTGCCCGGTGCGCTGCAGCGGATCGGCGCGCCCAAGCTCTATTTCGACGCGCCTTCGGGGCAGTTCCTGCTGACCTGGCATACGCCCAACGTGCCGGGATCGGACAAAGACCCCGAACGCTATTGGGCGAGCCAGCGCACGCTCTATGTGCAATCGAAGGATCTCAAGACCTTCGATGCCGCGCCGCGCCGCTTGTTTGATTGGGACATGGCGACGATCGACACCATCATCCAGCCCAACCCGGCAGGCGGCTATTGCGTTATCGTGAAGGACGAGCGTTATCCGTCCTACGACTGGATCACGGGCAAGACGATCCGGGTCAGCTGCGCCCCATCGCTGCTCGGCCCCTATCCCGAGCCCGGTCCGCCGGTCAGCCCCAATTTCCGCGAGGCACCGACGCTGATCCGCTCGCCCGAAGGCCGCGAATGGCTGCTCTATTACGAGCAATATGCCGGGACCGGCTATGGCCTGTCCAAGGCGCTGCGGCTGGAAGGGCCGTGGTACCAGGTATCAGGCAACACCGGCGTCGCGGCGTGGAACCGCTACGAGATGCCTGCCGGCGTCCGGCACGGATCGATGATCGCGATCAGCCGCAAAGAGCATGACGCGCTCGTCGCGGCCTTTCCCGAGGGGCGCTGATCAGTTCGGATAGCCGCGCGCGCAGTCCCCATTGCAACCCCGCGCGGTTTTCCGTGGAAGCCCATGGTTGCGGCTCAGCTGGCGCGTCGCTGGCATTTGGCAGGCGGTCCGCCTAGCTTCC
This portion of the Sphingomonas sp. BT-65 genome encodes:
- a CDS encoding TonB-dependent siderophore receptor, with the translated sequence MKMKAALLVTVCALAHPAFAQDTAPAPTTATAQEPEREGEVVVTGTRIRRDGYQAPTPVTVLNIEDIQNTSPSNNIADFVNQMPALAGSTQPSNSRLNLSSGQAGINALNLRNLGETRTLVLVNGRRSVASTITGLVDVNTIPQALVKQVEVVTGGASAAYGSDAVAGVVNFILDNKYEGIKVNADIGVTEEGDGNNYSIGVAGGWSFAGGRGHLLVSGEVAHRDGIFSVDREWNHTGYVRIQDPNWVSGVSTTPRYLIRRQVGASNSTPGSMILNSSGGTANRLRGIYFGQGGQVLQYQYGALTFPSATGSSPPTLNQGGSWQVNDSGRRIGLDPQDRRYGVFARLSYEIADGVELFAEGSYNRQRIVFNAGPNLASTTTAFSAANVGRGAAGASTLAADNAYLIQALGAAQLAGITGVTIGTTAADLPFRGVNNKREVQRYLLGAEGQFEAFGKDARWDIFGQYGRAEMHEELTNIMHTQRIASAVDAVFAQAGNPGGYAVGSIQCRINVDADASNNDPNCRPLNRLGIGVADPAAIRYVLGNPYRDEVAEQFVVGANLSLTPFATWAGDVSLAVGAEYREEKISGFVPAEFQPTVTPNPGGGITTLNTWSVGNYLPSNGSYNVKEAYLEAVVPVGFGLELNGAVRATDYSTSGYVTTWKAGATWQPIEDIRLRVTRSRDIRAPNLNELYQAGSSNTDAVSNPWGAGSGPNGGNFGSSISYSQLSLGNPNLRAEKADSWNIGGIFSPRFLPGFNLAVDYFRIDLNDAIDTLTAQDIVNRCFDGRAEYCAAITTDPNSSARILIRNQPFNFARRVARGIDFDASYRLPLSNIFTNAEGSLTLRGLATRYIENIVDTGIPGVVPLDSVGSNGGQYTTPTWIFRGSLSYDTPDFSITTVARGVSAGKYLANAIECQTGCPVTTTTSTYQTYDDINVSGTFYVDLNLTKKIEIKGEGVGEVFFNVTNLFNRWPLLLPETGLAANSTYSDLLGRRFRIGVRFKTN
- a CDS encoding LysR family transcriptional regulator; this translates as MRLPDFEAWAIFACVVEHRSFSGAAEAIGVSKATVSKAIARLEAQLGTALFHRTSRRLTLTDSGNALAERAGRILAEAQQAEEAALDAAKAPSGLVRIAAPITFGIRFVSDAIADLLTEHPGIEIDLRLSDARVDIVADGFDIALRIADLPDSSLRARRLAPIAARVVAAPSYLEKHGTPRHPADLAHHACFLYANAIGAWHFRKADGEEAAVRPAGPLITDNGDAMLPALRAGLGIARLPDFIIDEDIAAGRLVEILTGWSPMNIALHLLTPPSTLRPARVELVIDYLSRRFRNICSKVEAARA
- a CDS encoding pirin family protein; translation: MIEKRSFDSLGHADHGWLNARHHFSFANYYDPDRMGWGAIRVWNDDEIAPNSGFPPHPHKDMEIITYVRKGAITHQDSMGNTGKTGAGDVQVMSAGTGVRHAEYNLETETTTLFQIWIMPRAEGGAPSWGAKPFPKGERSGKFVTLASGFEEDTDALPIRADARVLGATIKAGESLTHSVGEGRYAYLVPAVGKIEIDGQPFDARDGAALTGGQTVTITAIEDAEIVLVDAD
- the wrbA gene encoding NAD(P)H:quinone oxidoreductase; the protein is MAKVLVLYYSSYGHLATMADAVAEGARSVGAEVDVRRVPETAPPEVAAAAGFQADHSHPLIEGPEALANYDAIIVGAPTRYGRMASQMAAFWDTTGGIWMRGALVGKVGGAFTSTATQHGGQETTQFSIITNLLHHGLTIVGLDYGYAGQMGVEEVKGGSPYGASTVADGNGSRQPSEADLNGARYQGKRIAETAAKLFG
- a CDS encoding class III extradiol ring-cleavage dioxygenase, which produces MARQPALFVSHGSPMIMFEPSPAREFLAGLAGQVERPDAVVMVSAHHDMAEAVVTSVEAPATIHDFGGFPQKLFDLRYPAKGDPGLAAEVAVLVEGAGIPAFLDPARGLDHGAWVPLMLAWPEADVPVVQLSISSTHAPEWHYRIGQALAPLRDRNILIIGSGSLTHNLRAIFVEGRDHHAAVPDWVSAFADWMKARFDAGDTDAVLHAVARAPFGRQNHPTPDHILPLFTAMGAGSGDGDLHCERLHHSYTYGVLAMDAYAFS
- a CDS encoding glycosyl hydrolase family 43; the protein is MRRFLAGLVAIATLAAAPVSVGQDVPPGAPETPPVDPARAYLFAHMTKARYGVLYYSVSLDGLHWKQLNGGRPVSADYHGHASIARGPDGRYFLVGNKSDDDPLIRFWVSADLIRWTPYGTYRPELKGIAGLPGALQRIGAPKLYFDAPSGQFLLTWHTPNVPGSDKDPERYWASQRTLYVQSKDLKTFDAAPRRLFDWDMATIDTIIQPNPAGGYCVIVKDERYPSYDWITGKTIRVSCAPSLLGPYPEPGPPVSPNFREAPTLIRSPEGREWLLYYEQYAGTGYGLSKALRLEGPWYQVSGNTGVAAWNRYEMPAGVRHGSMIAISRKEHDALVAAFPEGR